Below is a window of Vibrio fortis DNA.
AGCAGGTATTGCGATGATGGGTATTGGCCAAGGTCTGGGTGTACCGGCTCCAATTACTGCAGGTGCTGTACTGTCGGGTTGTTACTTTGGTGACAAGATGTCTCCGCTTTCTGATTCAGTGATCCTTGCGTCTTCAATGTCTAACGTAGAAGTCGTTGAGCACATTAAAGGCATGTTGCCGGTTGCTCTAATCAGTTACATCATCACAGGCATTATGTTCACAGCGTTTGGTTTCCATTACGCAGGTAATGTCGACATGAGCCAAGTGGACTCTGTTATCAAGGCGATGGAAGTTCAGTTTTACATTACTCCTTACTCTTTTGTCCCTGTCCTGATTGTATTAGGTCTACTGGCATTCCGTATGCCTTCATTCCCAGTAATTAGCTTTGGTTCCCTATTAGGTATTATTTGGGCGGTGATGATTCAAGAGATTGATTTCCTAACAGCATTTAACACTGCATGGGCACCTTTCTCTATCTCTTCAGGTGTAGAGTTTATTGATTCGATCTTAAACCGTGGCGGCATGTCTTCAATGCTTGGTTCGGTAGCGGTCATTGTGTTTGGTTTAGGCTTTGGTGGCTTACTTGATAAGGTAGGTGTACTAGAGACGATAGCGAAAGTGTTCGAACGCCGCGTAAACAGCGCAGGCTCACTCGCAACAAGCACGATTGGTACGGCATTCATGGGGAATGTATTTGGCTCAGCCATGTACGTATCTTTGATTCTTACACCAAAAATCTGTGCTAAGAACTACGACCGTCTAGG
It encodes the following:
- the nhaC gene encoding Na+/H+ antiporter NhaC, whose translation is MQQSKTRLPNLMQVFISLGLFLSLAFSFTAKLDLPIQLALYIGWFIIMVLGIRLGHQYKDLEKAALKGISNGLGAVLILLAVGALVGTWISGGIVPTIIYYGLKAIHPSIFLLATMIICSLTALATGTSWGAAGTAGIAMMGIGQGLGVPAPITAGAVLSGCYFGDKMSPLSDSVILASSMSNVEVVEHIKGMLPVALISYIITGIMFTAFGFHYAGNVDMSQVDSVIKAMEVQFYITPYSFVPVLIVLGLLAFRMPSFPVISFGSLLGIIWAVMIQEIDFLTAFNTAWAPFSISSGVEFIDSILNRGGMSSMLGSVAVIVFGLGFGGLLDKVGVLETIAKVFERRVNSAGSLATSTIGTAFMGNVFGSAMYVSLILTPKICAKNYDRLGYQRKNLSRNAEFGGTLTSGMVPWSDNGIYMASILGVATLSYAPFMWLSFICIIVTIVTSYMGWFVDKCEPTAPAVETEEAVELNKQQA